One Pecten maximus unplaced genomic scaffold, xPecMax1.1, whole genome shotgun sequence DNA segment encodes these proteins:
- the LOC117319830 gene encoding octapeptide-repeat protein T2-like has protein sequence IPDRHEAYYQREPYRSREREERAGPAGEREEARPAGEGERGPTGRREIKRGPTAGGERGPEPAGEREEARPAGEEERARPAGKRGPTGRREREGHGKERERGPDRQEREGPTGRRERERPTGRREKGPTGRRERAGPTERADRQERESRARPAGERERARPEGEREGPDRQERERGPDRQETEGPTGRREREGRPAEREREGPTGRRERRERAGPTGSERERGPDRQERERGPDRQERERGPDREERERGPDRQERERGPDRQETEGPTGRERERGPDRQE, from the exons ATATTCCCGACCGTCATGAAGCATATTACCAGAGAGAGCCCTACCGCagtagagagagagaggagaggGCCGGACCGGCAGGAGAGAGAGAAGAGGCCCGACCGGCAGGAGAGGGAGAGAGAGGCCCGACCGGCAGGAGAGAGATCAAGAGAGGCCCGACCGCAGGAGGAGAGAGAGGGCCCGAACCGgcaggagagagagaggaggCCCGACCGGCAGGAGAGGAAGAGAGGGCCCGACCGGCAGGGAAGAGAGGCCCGACCggcaggagagagagagagggccACGGcaaggagagagagagagggccCGACCGGCAGGAGAGAGAGGGCCCGACCggcaggagagagagagagaggccGACCGGCAGGAGAGAGAAGGGCCCGACCGGCAGGAGAGAGAGAGCGGGGCCGACCg AGAGGGCCGACCGGCAGGAGAGAGAGAGTAGGGCCCGACCggcaggagagagagagagggccCGACcggagggagagagagagggcCCCGACCggcaggagagagagagagggccCGACCGGCAGGAGACAGAGGGCCCGACCggcaggagagagagagagggccGACCggcagagagagagagagagggccCGACCGGCAGGAGAGAGAG GAGAGAGAGAGCGGGCCCGACCGGcagtgagagagagagagggccCGACCggcaggagagagagagagggccCGACCggcaggagagagagagagggccCGACcgggaggagagagagagagggccCGACCggcaggagagagagagagggccCGACCGGCAGGAGACAGAGGGCCCGACCGgcagggagagagagagagggccCGACCGGCAGGAGTAG